In Myxococcus virescens, the genomic stretch TCCTCGAGCCTGGACGTGCCTTCCAGGGAGCGCCGCACCGTCTCCGGCGGGCCCCAGGCCATGCGGGCCGCGTCCATGGACATGTTGGCCACCAGTCGCTTCTCACGCACGGCCTCCTGCACCGCGGGCGGCAGCGCGTCCAGCGTGGGCTTCAAGTCCCTCGCGGACAGGTACTTCTCCAGCTCCGTGCGGAAGTCCTCCGGACGGTCCAGGTTGGGCGGCATCACCAGGATGAGCGGCGGCGCGTTGGCGGGTGCGCCGGCTTCCGTGAGGTACACCCAGGGCCAGGCGCGTGGGCTGTAGAGGACGCGCTCGGTGATGACCCAGGAGGTGGGGAACTCCACGCGGGTGATGCGCAGCTTCGTCCCGGCGGGGAGCACGCGCTCCACGGCGCCTGGGTTGATGGGGGCGCCCTTCGTGTCGTCGAGGAGCCGGACGTCCTCGGGGGCGTAGGGCGTCAGCAGGCGCTTGGAGGCGTCACCGAAGAGCGGCGTGACGTTGCTGGAGACGCGGAGGTACTGCTCCGCCTCCGGGCCGGAGAGCGTCTGGTTGAGGGAGGCCCGCGCCTCGGGCGGCATGCGCGTCTGGGACGCACAGCCCGCGCCAAGCACGGTCAGCAGGGACAGGGATAGGATTCGGAATGAGGCGAGCGGCATGGCACCTCCGCGGGGACAGGGCGCGGCAGGTGTCCTGATTAGCTCACCGGGCTGGCTGCGTCAGCGGGGATGGCTCCATCGCCTCGCGCTTGCCGCCGCGGCATCCGCGCTGGGGCGGGCAGATGGGGCCGCGGCCATGAGGATCCGCGACGAGCAGGAAACGGCCGAGCCCGCGGGTGTCCGTCAGCTCTGGATGGCCACACAGCGCGCAGTGACGGGGAGGACGCTTGGAGGGGGGGAAGGGCACGGGGCGTGAGTGTGCGCCGCTCCCATGCCCGGAGCGAATTTTCGGCGGGCCCGGCCCGGGTGGGCGCGGGCCGGGGGGCTACTTCTTGTCGCCCGAGGCCGCCGGCGCGGGGGCCGGAGCGGGCGTGCTGGGCGCGCTGCTGGCCGGCGAGGACGCGCTCGACGACGAGGAGGCGCTGCTGCTCGACGAGGAGCTGCCGCCGTCCTTCTTGGTGGAGCTGTACAGGTCGGAGTACCAGCCCCCGCCCTTGAGGACGAAGCTCGAGCGGCTGACGACCTTGGTCATCGACCCCTCGGCGCCGCACGCGCTGCACGTGGCAGGGGCGGGGTCGGAGATCTTCTGCAGCACGTCGATCATCTTTCCACAGCTCTGGCAGGAGTACTCGTAGATGGGCATGGTTCTCAGTGCCTCGTCAGGGTGTTGAGTCAGCGGGAGCCGGCCAGCAGCTGCTTGCGCAGTCCGTCCGCCAGTCCCAATCGCTCGAAGGCGCGGAAGACGAGCTCGGACGGGGCGCCGTGCTTGCGGGCAACGGCATCCGCCAGTTCGTGCAGGTCTCCGGCATCGTGCAGGACGTCGCCGACGAGCCGCTCCAGTTCCTTGCGGAGCGTGTCGGCGAACTTCTTCTGGATGCCCAGGTCGGTCAGGTACTTCTCGCGCCCGAGCAGGTCCAACCGGTGCGTCAGGTGGGGCGTGGCCAGGGCCTCGCGGCGGAAGCGCTCGCGCAGGGCCTCCACGTCCTCCGTCAGCGACAGGAGAGAGACCAGTCGCTGCAGCTCCGACGGGCTCAGGCCCAGGGCCCAGGCCACGCGGCCGGCGGCGCCCCGCTGGGTGGTGAAGCCGTCCAGCACCTGGCGGCGCTCCTTCTCCACCATCGCATCCATCAGCCCGTGGTCCCGGAGCACGTTCTCCAGATCCACCTGCGTCAGCTCGCCCCGCGCGCCATTGAAGCGCTGGGACAGGGCCCGCAGCAGCGCGAAGCGGTGGTCGGCGGCCTCCATGGCGGCCTCCACGATGGGCTTGCCGGTCAGGCGCGTCAGCTCCATGAAGGACGCGCGCGGCGCCTCCACGCGGGTGAAGCGGCCCCGGGGGCGCGGCAGGTCCCTGCGCGAGAGGGCGGGCTCCTCGGCGAAGTCGGCGGGCGAGCCCAGGGTGTCCTCCGTGGGGGCGCGCTTTCGCGGGGCGATGCGCTCCTTGACGGTGGCCTCCAGGTCCTCCTTCGCGGCCTTGCCGCCCTTCTTCCCGGCGGACGCGTCCGCGGCGGGCGGCGGGGCGAAGGTGAGGGGGGGCTCGGCGGGA encodes the following:
- a CDS encoding FmdB family zinc ribbon protein, whose translation is MPIYEYSCQSCGKMIDVLQKISDPAPATCSACGAEGSMTKVVSRSSFVLKGGGWYSDLYSSTKKDGGSSSSSSSASSSSSASSPASSAPSTPAPAPAPAASGDKK